DNA sequence from the Sulfurimonas sp. HSL3-7 genome:
AAACAGATATCACTTCTGTCAATGATCAGCATATTGAGCGAAAACGCCTCGTTTATGCCTTCGGAACGAGGCACCTTGACAAGGGTGTTTTTGTATTTGGCATAGTAGGCGGCACTTTCAAGACTTGTCGTAATGAGATGAAACTCAGAACCTTTCAGAAGGGCTTTCTCGATGCTTTGGGCAAGGGGTTGGCTCTCCAGTTCACTGCAGATAAACGTAATGGTTCGGGCCCGAGCTATCTTCTGTTTGAGCGTATGCAAAAGGTCGCTTTTGTGCTCAGGCAGAAGATAGTATTCATTGGCATTCAGGGTGATTGTGAGAAACATCAGACTGTATATCAGTGCAAATAGCGGCGGCATTTTCATCATCTTTTGAAGTTATCTTTTGTTACAATGATACCATTAAACGTAAAGGTCTTTTTCTCGATGAATATTCTTCTTGTCAATAATGATGCTATTGTCACAAAACTGGTGAAGCTCAGTACCCAAAAGACAGGAGACCGACTCGACACGGCAACATCAATAGACGAGATCAGAGAGGGGAGTTACGATCTGCTCATCCTGGACGGGAACCTGTTCAGCCGAGACTTTCTTGAACGTCTGAACGACAAAATCATTTACGCGCATTCGCTCATTATCACGACACGCGAGAGCGAAGATACCGATCTTTTTGAGAAACATCTCTACAAACCGTTTTTACCGACTGAACTGCTTCTGATGCTCCATCAGATCGGCACATCCGTTGAAAAAGAGCATGAAGAGGCGTCACGCGAAATCATCTTTGATGATTTTGAAGAGCCGTTTATCAGCAAAGATGATATTTTCGGCGGTGAAGACGAAGCGGAACAGGATGCGCTAGAACGCGTTCAGCGCTTTGAGAAGATCGACGAAGAGCCTTTTGAAGAGATCAATGCGGATGAAGCAAGCGAGGAAGAGGTCCTCGAAAACATCTTTTCAGACGAGGAGGTCTCGGCAGTCAAGGCTATTTTGGATGTCCTGGGGGAAGAACGGCCTGATGAGGAAAATATGGCCGAAGATACCTTCGATACGAGAGAAGAGGCGGGCGATATAGACCAGGAACTTGAAGCGGCACTGCGCAATCTAAGTGAAGCAGATCTTGCGCGGGGGTTGGATGATGAACTGCTGCTGCAATTTGATGATCTTCCGGCAGACGATCTCGCCTGGGAAGAACCGAAGACAAAAAGCCCCTCGAAGCATCAAAATCAAGAGTCTATCGAAACGCTTCGAACCCTTCTTAAAGCGCTGGAAAACCCGCAGCTCTCAAAATCGCTGCGGGGCACAATAACGATCAACCTTACATTCGGAGAAGATAATGAATCATGATGCAGGCGCAATCCTTGTCTTGTCGGGCCCAAGCGGCGCCGGCAAAAGTTCGCTGATCAAAAAAATCGAAGATGAGATCGGCGCCTTTTACTTCTCTATATCGACGACAACGCGTCCCATGCGCGAAGGCGAGATCGACGGCGTGCATTATCATTTTGTGAGCAAAGAGCAGTTCGAAAGCGATATTGAAAAAGAGAACTTTCTGGAGTATGCTGTCGTACACGGCAACTATTACGGCACGTCGATCAAACCTGTAAAAAAAGCGCTCAAAGAGGGCAAACTGGTCCTCTTCGATATCGATGTCCAAGGACATGACGCCGTGCAGAAACGTCTGGCGGATATCACCACTTCGGTCTTCGTAACCACGCCGACACTCAGGGAACTTGAACACCGCCTGACCGCCCGGGGTACGGATGCCCAGGAGATCATAGACAAACGTATCGAAATGGCGAAACGCGAGGTACAGCGCATTTGTGAGTACGACTACCTGGTGATCAATGACGATCTGGATGAAGCGGCAAAGGTGCTGGTCAATATTGCCAAAGCTGCCCGGATGAAGATCCCGAGTATCGCTATCAATGAATTTATTCTGGAGTGGGAAAACGAGGCCTGAGCGCCGCACATTGCACTAAAACGAGTGAAACGCTCAGCTTGCTGACGTTCCAGTGAGAAGAAGGGTACCGTTCGCGAAGCGATGTTTCTTCGGAATCCAAGACTTTACAAGTCAAGCTGGATCTGCCTCTTTGGGTATCACCATCTTTTATAATCCTTTCTTCTTTTCTCAATCATCTTTTTTGAATATTTTTCAATAGCTAGTATGTTACATTTCTTTCTTGCTAGCTCAAGAAAGAAACCTAACGAAAAGAAAGAAGAGCTATACCCTCCGGCCAGAAGTCATTGCTGGAACTTTGACCTTTCATCCGGTGGCATTCCGGCACTTCTGCCGGAATCAGTGTCATGACGCATAAAATATAAACTTCCAAGAGATCATGGATAGTATGGAAAGTTCAATGTTACCTAAAATGAGGCGAAGCCGATGGGCTCTTTCCCTTCACTTTGCCGAAGGCAACCCCCTTACTATTTCCCTTCACCCTTCACTCTTCACCTTGCCGAAGGCAAACTTTTTACCCTTTACAAAATATTAACATCCGCTTCGCTATAATCGCGTATTAAACTAAGGGTCCTGAGCGGCTTAGAAAAGACAGAACAATGGATGTTAGAAAAGCATTTTTAGAATATTTTGAATCAAAAGGGCATAGCCGTGCAGCGAGTGCTCCATTAGTCCCTGATGACGCGACGCTGTTATTTAATAATGCAGGTATGGTGCCTTTTAAATCGATCTTCACCGGTGAGATCCCCGCTCCGGAAAACCCTCGTGTCACGTCCTGCCAGACATGTCTGCGTGCCGGCGGTAAGCATAACGACCTTGAGAATGTCGGCCATACGGCACGTCACCACACCTTTTTCGAGATGTTGGGTAACTTCTCATTCGGTGATTATTTCAAAGAAGAGGCGATCGCCTATGCCTGGGAGTTTATCACGGAGGTCCTTGAACTGCCGGTTGAGAAGCTTTGGGTAACGGTGCATGAGAGCGATGATGAAGCCGAAGAGATCTGGAAAAAGTATGTCGCAGCCGATCGCATCATGCGTCTGGGTGACAAAGACAACTTCTGGCAGATGGGGGATACCGGTCCGTGCGGTCCGTGTTCCGAGATCTTCTTTGATCAGGGTGCAGAGAACTTCAGCGGCCCTGAGGACTATATGGGCGGCGAAGGTGACCGTTTCCTGGAGATCTGGAACCTCGTCTTTATGCAGTACGAGCGCGCAAAAGACGGTACATTGACACCGCTTCCGAAACCGTCAATCGACACCGGTATGGGTCTTGAACGTGTGGTTGCTGTCAAAGAGGGCGCACTAAGCAACTATGATACTTCTCTCTTTATGCCGATCATCAACAAAGTCGCTGAACTTACCGGCAAAGAGTATGTCTACAAGAGCGGTGCTTCGTTTCGTGTTATCGCCGATCACATCAGAACGGCGGTCTTCCTGCTTTCGCAGGATGTCAACTTCTCGAATGAGGGGCGCGGTTATGTCCTTCGCCGTATCCTCCGCCGTGCTGTTCGACACGGGTATCTGCTCGGTTTGAATGAAGCCTTTATGTACAAGCTGGTCGACACCCTTGTTGAACAGATGAAAGAGATATACCCTTACCTTGAGACAAAAGCCGAGGCTGTCAAGACACAGATTGAGCTTGAAGAAGAGCGTTTTTTCAAGACGATCGCTTCGGGGATCGAGCTGTTTAATGCGGAACTGGCCCATACCAAAGATGTCTTCAGCGGCGAGGTCGCCTTCAAGCTCTACGACACCTTCGGTTTCCCGCTTGACCTGACGGAAGATATGCTCAAAGAGAAAGGACTGAAGCTTGACAGCGAGAC
Encoded proteins:
- the gmk gene encoding guanylate kinase encodes the protein MNHDAGAILVLSGPSGAGKSSLIKKIEDEIGAFYFSISTTTRPMREGEIDGVHYHFVSKEQFESDIEKENFLEYAVVHGNYYGTSIKPVKKALKEGKLVLFDIDVQGHDAVQKRLADITTSVFVTTPTLRELEHRLTARGTDAQEIIDKRIEMAKREVQRICEYDYLVINDDLDEAAKVLVNIAKAARMKIPSIAINEFILEWENEA